The genome window gactttgggggactgttggggaGGCATGATTGGttctgaaatgtgaggacatgagatttggaggggactgGGGGGGAATGATATTGTTTGCCtttttgtccccacccaagtctcatcttgaattgtacgcctataattcccacatgttgtgggagggacccggtaggAGATCATTTGAATCAGGGatgcagtttcccccatactgttcttgtggtagtgaataagtctgctagatctgatggttttatcaggggtttctgcttttgtatgttcctcattttctcttgctactgccatgtaagaagtgcctttcacatcctgtcatgattctgaggccGCCCCAGTCATATGCAACtctaagttcaattaaacctcttttcttcccagtctcgagtatgtctttatcagaagcatgaaaatggttaatacaattttaaaattaaactgatagatctacttaaaaatattcttacaaTGTATtgttttctcattgattttaGTAAAACAAAGACAGCTAAATAGGGTGTGTAAATGCATGTGTGTTTTTGATGTGCTAAAAGGGGAGCTTTGTGCAGTGGGAGAGAATAGAAGCAGTTCCTAAGCAAGGAGAAAAGCGTGCCCATTAAAATGTACTTCACATTCTCATTGTATTAATCTATATACTGGTTAACTTAtggcataaaataaaatcacactaTTATAAATCAAAGAGAAACGCTCAATAACAGACTATTTTAGatattgttttactttatatCTGATATATGGTCTAgtattttcttgaaatatatgTTGAACAAGTATTtggatttataaatatatgacagtattttggaaaaatttattCCAtgtaaaaaaagttatttatttaggTTCTTTTCATAGTTATCTTCTGGCTTGTTACTAGATTATCTCAACTGCTTGAATGtattttcatattaattatttttgataaatCACATCTAAAGAACAGAATCAAATTGCTAATCATTAGTGCAATAAAGTTGAATCTTTAGCTTTGTCTTTGCATATTTCACTTTTACAGGCAATATTTGTCTGGTAACTAATGCAATTCCATAGACCTGATTATGGCACAATTCCATACCCTGACTGGGGAGTTGCTCTAGGCTGGTGTATAATAATTTTCTGCATTATTTGGATTCTAATTATAGctatcataaaaataattcaggCTAAAGAAAACATCTTTCAAGTGAgcacattaaatttttttatattttatacaaattacTTATGATTAAAGTGAAGATTACTCACACTATGTAATATGAGAACATATAAGATGCAATTAATTACTCCTACTTCTTCGCTACTTCTATACCTGACAACCATCTGTTACTAGTGTATAACATggtattatattatgtatatatttgctgTGTTTCTCTATACTAGATTATAAGCTCCTTGTGGGAGAAGTCTGGTCTTACTTGTTGCTGTATAGATGGGCCTTGCTACAGTGCTTAGCATATGACAGCTATGACATCTATACCTGTGCTGAGTTGTCCCCGAAGATGTCACAAAGCAAATGACCTGTTTGCTTTATATCCATAGTCACTACTTTTGAAACCGTATCTggttataatatacattttaatagtGTTTTTATACTGGAATAAGCCTGGTAAATATCTGGAACTCAATCTAGACCCTGAGTCACCTTTCTTCCATGGAGGTCTAAGGGGATAAAGTTTGTTATGATATCTCAGTAGGACAATGACCACGTAGGCTCAGGAGTCTTAGATTTAAATAAATTAGCAAGTCCATACAACAATGGATCCAATTCAATGGTTTGATCCTGgaacttttttcctttgttcttgaAACATATCCCCGGTACACACTGATTTAGATCCTTACCTCACACTCATCCTAAGGCCAGGATGGAAATGTCTGAGAATTCAGTGAAGGTACAGATTAGACACACTGTTACTCTAATGGGTTCACATACCTTGTTTTGAATTCATTTACATACTCAGTTATTTTGGTTTAGTAGTTAATATAGTTCTATTAACAACTAGTTACATTTGACTATACTTTTATCTTGGCAAACTGTGCATTATTAAGAATTTAGATGATTGCTTTTTACCTTTCTatgattcttattttttgttagtaaagaaaaaaatttaaatgaaagtaCAGTTCAATATTTACTTGTTTACAGATCATGGCACTTAAATTCtaagacaataattttttttttcatttcagtgcCTTGTAAGTTGCTGCAGACCAGCTTCTAACTGGATTCCATACCTGGAACAACATTGTGGGGAGAGATATAAAGGCATGATATATCCCCCAAAAAAGACTGACAGTCAAATATCTACTGTTAGTGGCAGCAGAAAACCAGAATGAGATCTCATTGACAAAATATATGATtgtataatgtgatttttttttaagaatagagGGAAAcgtttttatttgtatgttaaCCGAGTAGGGAAATGTACATACTATTTTCATGATAGTGTGATTTTTCTCACATTTAAACAGGAATGCagtataaaaatgtgaatttcttAATGCTTAGCCAtgtgattatatttcttttcagattatctatctgaaaaacacacacatacatacataactgTCTCTAtatcataattatatttttgtaaagattatAATGCTTTTCTAATACATTGAAGGCTTTTTGGGGCTAATTGctttgaaatatttacattttccattatacaagttttaaaatattatttacttgtattttcttaatataaaatatttcttttccacaAGTCTGTGGGGAATATAAatcaatacttttttaaaaaaagcattaaaactGAAGGCCTCACTTAATTAGAAATgtcataaatatatgcaaaaatggACTATGTATACTATAAGAGGACTgtagtttaatatttttatccaAATATGTTTAAAAACTTCAAGCGTTTGTTACAGTTCATGTTTTCTGTGTGTGAAACTTATAGTTAATGTTCTTTATAAAGAGTGACATAAGAGAAAAGTAAGGATTCTATGGCCAGTAAGTAAGAAatctagaaaatgaaatattgagTACTTCCTTTCCCATATACAATCTTACTTCCTTGGGTCATTTGGGACAAAACTAGCACCCATTTAATTTCTATTGTGTTTCACAAAATTAAGAGTTGTTCATTATACCCTCTGAAATACATGTTTAATTTCAAATAGCATATGGACCGaaatattaatgagaaaatggCTTTAATCAAATCTAGCATTTTGTGACTGTGATACCCAGATGCTAGAGTGATTTTTGTCTTATATGAGTAAGTTATTACTTACAGGTGACAACTTACTTATATACTATTAGAAGATAAACTTGTCAAACTTGTCAAGAATGAGAAAAGTGAAATTAGAAGTCCTATGTCCTAGTTTCCTTACAAaggataattaaatatattactaaGAGCTTTACATATTTATTCTATATTGTTGACAACTGGTTTAAGCATCACAGCCTATGATGATAAACACTGCCtacatatataaagaatttttcaTCAATTCTTAAGGTTCATAGGCTTCAGGGAacatataaaacagaaattatatgGAATATTTTCTGTGTGTACTTCTACATGCATTTTTCTAGGGAGAGAGTCCATAGTTTTCATCAGAATATCAAAGAAACCTGTGACCTAAAGAAGTTTAAGGACCACATACACTACTGCTGACATTTCGTGCTTGGCAAATGAGTGAAAATAGCAggaatcatttttcttaaatattttaaattgttttctcttaGTCGTAATTGAACATGAAAGGAGTAAGAAATTAAGGCATTTCTTTAATTTATACGGGTAATTTATTtagaggggaggggacaggaaaGTAGGTAAATAGGTAGGCCTCTAATTGAACCACCTCAATAagttatgtacatatatataagatGAAAGTGTTTGACATTCTGAGGGTTTCCCTTGAAGGCAGGTCAAATGCTATTAGTAAACTTCAACAGATTGTTAATTCCTTAGATACaagattttataaaacaatatttgaaaacagATGGCTAATTAGAGGTTAGAAATACTTTTCCTTAATTTTAATCCACATTATATTACATGCATTCTACTACTACATTTTGGTACTATTTAAGGAGTCCAATTTTCCACATGTGACTTTTGCAATTCAGGGAAGATttgggcattttattttattgtttaaacttcattttattttatttatttttatttatttatttttgagagagagtctcgctctgtcgctcaggctggagtgcagtggtgcaatctcagctcactgcaacctcggcctcccaggttcaaatgattcttttgctttagcctcccaaggagctgggactacaggcctgtgccaccatgcccagctaattttttgtatttttagtagagacggggtttcaccgtgttagccaggatggtcttgatctcctgacctcacaacctgcccgctgcggcctcccaaagtgctgggattacagaaatgagccactgcacccggctgattttaaatgaaagaatatctAATTGGGAAAAGTGTGAAGGGTAAGAAATCTTTTTCAAAAGCTGACCACAAAGAACAGTTAAAAGTTTTTGTCACTATCTTCACAAATGTGTAAAGCACAAATCTTAACATAGTGCTTGGCATATTGTAGGGTGTTccataatagttattattattattagcctGATTCAACAGTGGCAAGAAACAGCATTCTACATAAGGGAAAACAGTTCATCAAATCCCACTTACTTTAATGCAAAGTAATTTATGGAGACAAtttatagtattctattgtaAACCATTAGTGAAAACTAGTTTTCACAGttgattgaaataaaaatcactatATCTCAACTATATTCTGTTTAAtgtagcttatttatttttaaaaaacttttgaacggtttttctttttctattgtgctTACATTCCTTCCccagtaaatatattttagcaaCATGTAATCAATTATCTAAAGTATAAGTAAGAAACTCGATAAGtatctggattttattttatctgactTGGTATCCCCtccctcttaaaaaataattcatttagtaTACACACACAATCAAATGAATCTACTCAAAGTGTCTTTAATGATTTGCACCACTGGCATTACATCCTGTACGCTTTTAGGTGGCTTTCCGGTGACCTGATGCACCTCTGAAACCCTGGCTAACTAGAATATATTCCAGTTCAGCCATTTTGTATTCTACCCTCTTGAGGTTTACCAATAGTCGCTTCTGCATGTCTATCGAGTGtgggaaattatttaaaatatcccgAGAGAGGTTGTTGAATGAAAGATTGTTGTCTGTATTGCTGTTAATTAACCCAGTAGAAGAGCGTCTTAGTAGTGCAAAAGCAGTAGAAATTGATGACATTTCACCAGTGTTTCTCTGTAAAGGAAGGGAATTATACATATGTAGTTTATCGAATTAAGCAATTTCCAAACTACCAAAAAACAACTTGTTTAATCTTGGTTACCAAAATAAACTGATTTCCGCTAATATGTAGagattaaaaatgtattgaattaCTACATTAACTCAAACATACATTCTTCCAAAAccagactgagaaaaaaaatttatgaaagtaGCCGTTAGTGCCGAAGTTCCATATCCTTTCCTTACATCTCCTGAGCAGCCTAGTAGGTAAACATATGAACCCTGTCTTTGACTCTTATCTAAAAGCACTTCACTTGTGACTTTAACACCAGAAAATTCACATTTACACTCGAATTATTTGTGAATGCCCGGAAAGCACCCTTAAAATAAAGATGGCGAGATCAGCAAACAGACACATTGGGGATGAAAtgcaagagaagaaagagagaaggtaaGATTCTTAAAGTGGGAGATGGTGGTGGGGAATGGGCACTGACAACTGCACTTTCCTCTCCAATGAGTGAAAAGCTGACCACATTACTTAGGGACTTGGGGCTTTTTAGAAGAGACCACAACTGTCGAATCACTGGTCAGAATACAGGAATTGCGGAAGTGAGGGGGTAAAAGTCTGGGGCTCCTTCGAgcgaaaaagagaaatgagatgaTCTCCCCTTACCTctcattttactgtattttactcTCTTACATATACACACTCCCCAGTCCACATACTTATCTAGCTTCATCTAATTCAAATCTCCCTCATATTCACCGTTACCTGAAAGCGGTATTTCCAGAAGACAATCATCAAGGCACACAGAATGCTGCTCGCTAGGAGTAAATAGATGTTCATGGTTCCTCTTCGGCCTCTTCTCCCTTCTCGGGGCGGACCCCCTCAGCTGGTAGTAGGCCCCCTAGTCAGCCTGATTTGGGATACTTCAGGCCAGGATACTATGTGTCTTGCACTGCCTGGTGCAACTGGGAAGCTCTGTGTTGTCCCGCTTTATATACTGCTGAGGACACGAGACCTCACAGTTAGGCACGCACGCGGAGGTTCTGCGCCACAATAAGATGACGTAAAAACCGGCCGTGCAGGAAACCAGGCGGCACTTAGTAACCGTCCACCTGGTTAACGTCAGGTCCTTAGAGAAGAGAGTGAAAGACAGTGAGGAAGTGTGGGATTTCTGGGAAGCTGAAACGTGGTAGAAGTATAGCCTCCAAATGGATTGgttaaatagaatattttaagacTGCtcccattttaaatatatatatatatatatgtcttagCTACAACCATTCCTTTATTCACTTCAAAAACAAGACAGAAACGCATTGTAAAAAGTAGCTACCCACAAGTTATCTTTGCCGGAAACTACCTACTCCACACTCACATTGCTATTTTAGAATTTACTCCAGCCCTAGTCACATTGGAATCATTACATACATTTGTGTCATTAATAcagtttaagaaataattttgggGACATTTTCACATGTAAGCCTCAACAAATTTGCACTAAaggtatcttttttctttttaatttcacgTTTATaccatgatatttatttttattttagtttttatttttttaatcaacttttattttaagttctgggatacatgtgcaggatgtgcaggtttgttacttaggtaaacatgtgccattgTTGTTtcctgcacagatcaacccatcacccagatattaagcccagcacccaTTAAGTTGtgcttcctgatgctctccctttccATCATCCCACCCCTGTCCCCCACAGGCCACAGTGTGTTTTGTTACCCCctgccatgtgtccatgtgttctcatcattcagctcacacttataagtgagcacatgtggtgtttggttctcCAGAGCCAAGGTGTTTTTACTACTGTGTCTAATTTTGCAAATGTGAAAACAGATGCAGGTGTTAAACTCATTTGAAACTATTTAGCAAATCAGGACTTGAATCCATggagtttgagctctgagatAAACTCCCCCATTCCCATCCTAATTCACATGCTCTCCACCTCCACCCTGATTTGTGAGCATCAGGTGTTTAATATTCTCCAACCAAAGAATTGAACCGTGTAGTTGGATTTGTAACACATACAGGAATCATTGCTCTAGACAGGTTAGAAATGTTCAAGAAATTCAGTTAAATGTAGGCTATAGATACAGGAGTGAGACAGAGAAGTGCTGGAAGGGAAGGGCATGGTCCCTGGCTAGAGCTCCCCACCCTGGACCTGTGCCCACAGACCTAGGTGagaacaggcatttctgttttcctgcccaaatgttgcactTCTGAAGATAACCCTGGCCTGCCATGTCCCCATGCTGTGCCTATAAAAAACTGGAGCCCCTAGCAGGCACAGACACAAGTGGCTGGATGTCCAGAGGAATATACCAGCAGAACACACAAGAGGCTGGACATTGAGAGGACGTCAAGGGGTGAGAGCACACTGATAGGCACGGGCAAGCTGGCAGGCCATTGACTGGTGGAACAATGCAGAGTTTGTTCAAAGTGGTTGGAGGGGACCCCAGCCGCTGAGTGGCCCAACTTCAGGGGAAAACCACCTTTTCACTCCATCTCCCTTATGGCTCCACCATCTGCCAAAaactacttccactcaataaaaccttgcattcattctccaagcccatgcATGATCCAATTTTTCAGGTACACTAAGGCGAGAACTCTGGATACAGGAAACtctctgtccttgcaataaggcAGAAGGTCTAATTGAGCTGTTTAACACAAGCCATGTATAGACAACAAAACTAAAGAGCATATGGTAACACATGCTCTCTGCAGtctcaggagctgtaaacattcacccctagaggCTGCCATGAAGTCGAGCCCCACAACCTGTTCTTCTGCCTGGTTTGCCTAGGGGTTTTGTGCAGCGATACACTGAAGAAGCTAGCCACACCTCCATCACACACCCTGTGATGGGGACAAGGAAACTTGTCTGGATTCACTATGACACTAACCTAAGAcccagaatttaaaaacaatagtCACCGTAATCTCAAGGTGAGCGTCTAACTGCAACCCAGTAACTCTGCTAGGTAAACAACCCTCATCTTCATATAGATGGGAAAGGgaggaattatatttttaatttttttatatcacACCATTTCCTAGTTATGAGTACAAAGCTTAACATTTTATtgattcaattaatatttattaaacacttagaTACTAGACACCGTGTTGTATTTTAAGAATCTGATTAGGAACAAAAGTAAAGTCTTTGTCCACCAGGAGTGTGCACTCTGGTGtaagagacagatattaatcaaATACAGAAATGCATGTGAAAGTACTGAGATAAATGATAGCAAGGAGTACATAGTGGTGTGGGAGCTCATAATAGGATATGAGATCTAAAGGGGAGTGAAGTACCTGGCTTTATGGCTTATTCAATGGGATGGATAGAAAATGACCAAGTGTGGAGTTGCTGATCATTAATTTAGTCTTGGACATATCAAGTTTGAGGTGACTTTGAGGCACGAAATAAATGTTCCCATGGAGACAAGTGAAGACATAAATCTGTGAGCCATCTGCATGAAAATGATAATTGAAACTCTagataaaacagaaatttctTCATGTCAGTGTAGGGAGCACAAATGAAGAGAAGTTTGAATGGAGCCTTgaaagattttaatatttaatggcTGGGCAATAACACTTCTATTAGTATGTGATTGTGGGCTTCTTGACATCTAAATTTCCAGTTTCATTGAATAAAATTGAGGGAAGCCCATTAACCTTATCTCTAACAATAGGATTGTGAATTTTGATCCTACTGGTATTTAAGTGAAAACTTCAGAAATCTTGGAAAATATTCTCATCAAACACATTACAGTACTGTTGCTAAtcattgattttttcattttattttaattctaaaatatatatgtaaaatagaatttaacattttaatcaattttaagtgtacagttttgtGGTAATAGGTACATTCACatagttgtgcaaccatcacaatATCCATTGCCAGagctttttcatcttccccaactgaaactctatatttatgaaacattaacttcctattttcctctttccctgcttcttgacaaccaccattctattttctgtctttattaatTTGACTACATTAGATACCGCATACAAGTTGAATTATGCAGTATTTCTCCTGTTCTGAATGGCTTATTTCAATGAGCATAATGTACTcaagttttatccatgttgtagcatgtgtcacaattttctttctttcacgaagcgaaggctgaataatattccactgtatgtgtATACCATGTTTGgcttatccattcttctgttgataaACTCTTGtattgttttcatgttttagtattataaataatgctgctttgaacatggatgtacaaatatatcttcaagaccctgcttttaatttcttcgggtatatacccagaattggaattgctggataatacagttattctatttttagttttttcaggaACTTCATAGTGCTTTCCACAgcagctataccattttatatttccataaacAGTACACAGGGTTTCCAATATCTCTATATCTTCCTCAacacatgttattttcttttttcttgcttttgtttatatagtagccatcctaatgttTATGAAAGATCTTTCATtgtgactttgatttgcatttatgattagtgatgttgagtgtcATGTCATGTgcttatatcttctttgaagaaaccTCTACTCAAATCCTCTGCCCGGTTTTtaatttgttagtttgttttctgttgttaagttgtagaagttctttatatattctggataccaatctcttattagatatatgacttgcaaaattttctttgttcctatgtgttgctttttcactcttttaATAGTGTCCCTTAATgcacaaaagcttttaatttaaatgaagtcCACTTTacctatcttttcttttgttacctGTAATTTTTTTATCATATCCAGGAAATCACTGCCAAATCCCAAATCATGAAGCTTTTCTTAAATGTTTCCCCTAAGAGTATTATAATCTTACCCCTTAATTTTAGTTTCTTGATcccttttgagttaatttttgtatatagtgtaaagGGTCCAGCTTTATTCTTTAGCATGTGGAGATCCagatttcccagcaccatttatggaaaAGACTAATTATTCATCATTGAATAGTCTGGGCACCCTTgatgaaaatcaattgaccatgtactcaagggtttatttctgtgatctctgttctgttccattactTCATGTGTGTCTTTATGTTAGTAGCAAATTGTTTTGAGTACCATAGtttttagtaagttttgaaatcagcaaATGTGAGTCTTCTACCTTTATTCTTATTTCTCAAGATAGTTTTGGCAACTTGATTTCTCTTGTGCTTCCAAATAAAATTTAGGATGGATTTTgatatttctgcaaaaaaaatctTTGAGATGTTTCCATAGTATttgcattgactctgtagatCCCTTTGGGTAATATTGACATTTTGAGATTATTAAGTCTTTCACTCCAATATTacactatatattttaatttatttgtatcttcttcaaattatttcagcagcattttgtcatttttagtgTACAAGTATTTTGCCTCCTTCGTTAAGTGCATTTCTGTGTTTTACTCTTTTTGAGAATATTGAAAATGGacttgttttctgaattttcttttcagatttcattgttAGTGGACAGAAGTGAAAGTGATTTTTGAGTGTGGATTTTACACCTTACAACTTTGCTGAATCTTCTTATTAGTTCTAATTGTGAATGTGagttgatgtgtgtgtgtatgtgtgtgtgtgggtaatGTTTAGGGCTTACTAAATATAAGACTATGTTATTTGCAAACAAAGAtcgttttacttcttccttttctatttggagactttttgtttcctttttaattgctCTTGTTAGGACTTTTAGTATCATGTTAAGTAGAAGTGGCAAAAGAGGGCATCATTGCCCTGTTCCATGACTTAGAAGAAAAGTTTTCAGCCTTTTACCATTGAGaaatttcaatttttagtttgttgagtgtttttatcttggagactgttgaattttgtcaaatatttttctgcatcaattgagatgatcatgtgcttatttcctttttattctgttaatgtgatgtattatgctgattgatttttatacattgaacTATCCTTTCTTTCCAGGagtaaatcctacttggtcatggtgtataattttttaaatattctgttccCTTCAGTttgctatcatttaaaaatatacaattttagaGAAGCTTCAGactcacagaaaaaaatgagcagaaagtacagataTTTGCCATATGCCTTCAGCCCTCACAGATGCATTGACTCCCAAATTTTGAACATCTCATGACCAGAATGGTAAATTTGTCACAACTGATGAACCTAAATTAACAACTCTTTGTGACACAGAATCCATAATATACATTAGGATTCACTTGAGTGTtttacattctatgggtttggcaAATTTatatgtatccaccattatagtattgTACAAAGTAGATTCACTAAAAATCCTGTTGTACTCCACCTATTTATATCTACCTGACCTCAACTCCTATAAATCACTGATCGTATTACTGtatccatagttttgccttttccagaatgttatatatTTGGAATTGTACAATGTGTAGCATTTTCTGAATGGCTccttttacttagtaatatgcagTTAAGTGTCCTTCATGACTTTACATGGAttcatagctcatttctttttagtcttgCAAAATATTCTGGTATCTGTATATACAAGAGTTTATCTATTAGCCTACTCAAAGACTCTTGCTTGCTTCCAAATATTGGCAATTATGAAAAAAGCTGCTATAACCATACATGTGCCGGTTtgtgtgtgg of Macaca fascicularis isolate 582-1 chromosome X, T2T-MFA8v1.1 contains these proteins:
- the LOC102129819 gene encoding kita-kyushu lung cancer antigen 1 homolog; protein product: MNIYLLLASSILCALMIVFWKYRFQRNTGEMSSISTAFALLRRSSTGLINSNTDNNLSFNNLSRDILNNFPHSIDMQKRLLVNLKRVEYKMAELEYILVSQGFRGASGHRKAT